Proteins encoded within one genomic window of Candidatus Brevundimonas colombiensis:
- the dusA gene encoding tRNA dihydrouridine(20/20a) synthase DusA, with the protein MPKNQDHRLSVAPMMDWTDQHCRAFHRALSSRALLYTEMVTAPAVVHGDRERLLGFEGLEHPVALQIGGSDPAQLAEAARIGEAFGYDEINLNVGCPSDRVQSGRFGACLMREPALVADCMAAIREAVSVPATVKCRIGVDDQDPEISLFATVDACAAVGIEVFIVHARKAWLKGLSPKENRDVPPLDYGLVRRLKRERPHLNVSINGGIASLDAAEALLAEDEGVRLDGVMLGRAAYHQPAILGQADRRLYGEAIADVDAFQAVERHRAYMAARLAEGVALSAMTRHMLGLMHGRPGARAYRRILTVEAIRPGAGLEVVDQALEAVREAETRRDKAADEPSAQGRAA; encoded by the coding sequence ATGCCGAAAAATCAAGATCATAGGCTGTCCGTCGCCCCGATGATGGACTGGACCGACCAGCATTGCCGGGCGTTTCATCGGGCGCTGTCGTCGCGGGCTTTGCTGTATACGGAGATGGTGACGGCGCCGGCGGTGGTGCATGGGGATCGCGAGCGGCTGCTGGGGTTCGAGGGGTTGGAGCATCCGGTGGCGCTGCAGATCGGGGGGTCCGATCCGGCGCAACTGGCCGAGGCCGCCCGGATCGGCGAGGCCTTCGGCTATGACGAAATCAATCTGAACGTCGGCTGCCCGTCCGACCGGGTTCAATCGGGCAGGTTCGGAGCGTGTCTGATGCGCGAGCCGGCGCTGGTCGCTGACTGCATGGCCGCGATCCGCGAGGCCGTCAGCGTGCCGGCCACCGTCAAATGTCGCATCGGGGTGGACGATCAGGACCCCGAGATCAGCCTGTTCGCCACGGTGGACGCCTGCGCCGCCGTCGGGATCGAGGTGTTTATCGTCCATGCGCGCAAGGCCTGGCTGAAGGGGTTGTCGCCCAAGGAGAACCGCGACGTGCCCCCGTTGGACTATGGTCTGGTGCGCCGGTTGAAGCGCGAGCGGCCGCATCTGAACGTGTCGATCAACGGCGGGATCGCGTCGTTGGACGCCGCCGAGGCGCTGCTGGCCGAGGACGAGGGCGTGCGGTTGGACGGGGTCATGCTGGGGCGCGCAGCCTATCACCAGCCGGCCATCCTGGGTCAGGCGGATCGCCGGCTGTATGGAGAAGCGATCGCCGACGTCGACGCCTTCCAGGCGGTCGAGCGTCACCGGGCCTATATGGCCGCACGTCTGGCCGAGGGCGTCGCCCTGTCGGCGATGACGCGCCATATGCTGGGGCTGATGCACGGCCGACCAGGGGCGCGGGCGTACCGGCGCATCCTGACGGTGGAGGCGATCCGGCCGGGCGCGGGACTGGAGGTCGTGGACCAGGCCCTGGAGGCCGTGCGCGAGGCCGAAACGCGGCGCGACAAGGCGGCGGACGAGCCGTCTGCCCAGGGCCGCGCGGCGTAA
- a CDS encoding 3D domain-containing protein → MTTGPVPYNVAVAADQVRAETPAETIGSEAVETALNAEQTELMASDPDWRASARLYHAGGGGATGNDSLGCRPIAMRTVAVDPRVIPRRTKLFIRETVGMRLADGTIHDGYWYASDTGGAIKGQKVDLFTGNGRGSMTQAQRLNMRTLTIVDAGDFDGCPPAWTNASN, encoded by the coding sequence ATGACGACCGGACCCGTCCCCTACAATGTCGCAGTCGCGGCGGATCAAGTCAGGGCTGAAACCCCTGCCGAGACGATCGGTTCCGAAGCTGTTGAGACGGCGCTGAACGCCGAACAGACCGAGTTGATGGCCAGCGATCCCGACTGGCGCGCCTCGGCCCGCCTCTATCACGCCGGCGGCGGCGGAGCGACGGGCAATGATTCTCTGGGCTGCCGTCCGATCGCCATGCGCACCGTCGCGGTCGATCCGCGCGTCATTCCCCGCCGCACCAAGCTGTTCATCCGCGAGACGGTCGGCATGCGTCTGGCCGATGGCACGATCCACGACGGTTACTGGTATGCGTCCGACACGGGCGGCGCGATCAAGGGTCAGAAGGTCGACCTGTTCACCGGCAATGGCCGTGGTTCAATGACCCAGGCGCAACGTCTGAACATGCGCACCCTGACCATCGTGGACGCCGGTGATTTCGATGGCTGCCCCCCGGCCTGGACCAACGCCTCCAACTGA
- a CDS encoding VOC family protein has translation MTDKIVPCLWFDGEAEAATALYVGLLPDSRVTAANRSPVDTPSGPAGSVLTVQFVLACREYVALNGGSAFRFTEAVSFMVMTEDQAETDRLWNALIADGGRENACGWLKDRWGLSWQITPRRLMDLTTDADPARAAAAMTAMMTMTKIDIAALDRAVADL, from the coding sequence ATGACCGACAAGATCGTTCCCTGCCTGTGGTTCGACGGCGAGGCAGAGGCGGCGACCGCCTTGTATGTCGGCCTGCTGCCCGACAGTCGCGTCACCGCCGCCAACCGTTCGCCGGTCGATACGCCGTCAGGCCCCGCCGGTTCGGTGCTGACGGTCCAGTTCGTCCTGGCGTGCCGCGAATATGTGGCGCTGAACGGCGGATCAGCCTTCCGTTTCACCGAGGCCGTCTCCTTCATGGTGATGACCGAGGATCAGGCCGAGACCGACCGACTGTGGAACGCCCTGATCGCCGACGGCGGGCGCGAGAACGCCTGCGGCTGGCTGAAGGACCGCTGGGGCCTGTCGTGGCAGATCACGCCTCGCCGGTTGATGGACCTGACCACCGACGCCGATCCGGCCCGCGCGGCGGCGGCCATGACGGCGATGATGACCATGACCAAAATCGACATCGCGGCCCTGGATCGCGCCGTCGCCGACCTCTGA
- a CDS encoding DUF962 domain-containing protein translates to MSTPSAPEGRYASFEAFYPYYIHEHSNRTCRRIHVVGTGLVILAFAAFLVTWNPWWLLAMPLVGYGFAWVGHFFFEKNRPATFKYPLWSLRGDFRLFFETVTGRRKF, encoded by the coding sequence ATGAGCACGCCGTCCGCGCCCGAGGGACGATACGCCTCGTTCGAGGCCTTCTATCCCTATTATATTCACGAGCATTCCAACCGCACCTGTCGGCGTATCCACGTCGTGGGGACGGGGCTGGTCATTCTGGCCTTCGCGGCGTTCCTGGTGACTTGGAACCCATGGTGGCTGCTGGCCATGCCGCTGGTGGGTTACGGCTTCGCCTGGGTCGGCCATTTCTTCTTCGAGAAGAACCGTCCGGCGACATTCAAATATCCGCTCTGGAGCCTGAGGGGCGATTTTCGCCTGTTCTTCGAGACGGTGACAGGTCGCCGAAAGTTCTAA
- a CDS encoding winged helix-turn-helix transcriptional regulator, whose translation MKLEKITEKPGRKYHDACGAAHGLDLIGERWALLVIRELMMGPRRFGDLRKDLHGLSANVLTQRLEGLEASGIVQRRKLPPPASVQVYELTAWGYEIKPVFMVLGRWAARSPLHDPTLPISAVSIMQSFETMFDPALAGDADMTLGFVFGDESFVVRIADGEITTARGAPADAEVVVTTQPPLVAACVYGKAPPAAFEAEGLMTITGDRAVFDRFVGFFNLPEKAAV comes from the coding sequence ATGAAGTTAGAAAAGATAACTGAAAAGCCGGGACGCAAGTATCACGACGCCTGCGGGGCCGCGCACGGCCTGGACCTGATCGGCGAGCGGTGGGCGCTGCTGGTCATCCGCGAACTGATGATGGGGCCGCGCCGGTTCGGTGATTTGAGGAAGGACCTGCACGGCCTGTCGGCCAATGTGCTGACCCAGCGGCTGGAGGGGCTGGAGGCGTCTGGTATCGTGCAACGTCGGAAGCTGCCGCCGCCCGCGTCGGTTCAGGTCTATGAGCTGACGGCCTGGGGGTACGAGATCAAGCCGGTCTTCATGGTGCTGGGCCGCTGGGCCGCGCGCTCGCCGCTGCACGATCCGACCCTGCCGATCAGCGCGGTGTCGATCATGCAGTCGTTCGAGACGATGTTCGATCCGGCCTTGGCGGGCGATGCGGACATGACCCTGGGCTTCGTCTTCGGCGACGAGTCGTTCGTGGTGCGGATCGCGGACGGAGAGATCACGACGGCACGGGGCGCCCCGGCCGACGCCGAGGTCGTCGTGACGACCCAGCCGCCGCTGGTCGCGGCCTGTGTCTATGGCAAGGCTCCCCCCGCCGCCTTTGAGGCCGAGGGGCTGATGACGATCACCGGCGACAGGGCCGTGTTCGACCGCTTCGTCGGCTTCTTCAACCTGCCGGAAAAGGCCGCCGTCTGA
- a CDS encoding DEAD/DEAH box helicase, giving the protein MPFPAVHPALDRALINKGYAEPTPVQAAVLEGEHADRDLLVSAQTGSGKTVAFGLAAAPTLLGDKPIFGPGGAPLCLAIAPTRELAMQVAAELQWLYADSGAKIATCVGGMDARREARALGFGVHIVVGTPGRLKDHIDRGNLDLSELKVAVLDEADEMLDMGFREDLEHILDQAPAERRTLLFSATIARDIVTLAKRYQKDAVRIDATDKTRQHADIEYRAYRIAPNEIEHAVVNTLRWYEAPRAMVFCSTRDSVRHLQSSLLERGFSTVSLSGEMGQRERTDALQSLRDGRARVCVATDVAARGLDLPDLGLVIHAELPMNRAGLLHRSGRTGRAGKKGVSVMLVPHSRRRKAERLMDEAGVDAVWSGAPTFDEIRKADEGRLLSPEFFEADVSDEDMVVAKRMIAERTPDEIAAALVRLLRKEQPAPEELSDPGSDRGPAKRERVVRSDDGTSATPWPGERLGADDVTWFRLDVGRNKNADPKWLIPLICRIGGISKPQIGAIRTFPDETRFEIAKTHEKAFREAIAASKDEVRITPSEAPTPGSMKASRFAGKSREDGDRPFKKTPYKRAEGGEGDARPPFKKKPWAPKADGGGNPRSNASGDKPFAKKPFKAKPGFKKDGFKGKPKG; this is encoded by the coding sequence ATGCCCTTTCCCGCCGTCCACCCCGCGCTCGACCGCGCCCTGATCAACAAGGGCTATGCCGAACCCACCCCGGTTCAGGCCGCCGTGCTGGAAGGCGAACACGCGGATCGCGACCTGCTGGTTTCGGCCCAGACCGGATCGGGCAAGACGGTGGCGTTCGGTCTGGCGGCCGCCCCGACCTTGCTGGGCGACAAGCCGATCTTCGGCCCCGGCGGCGCGCCGCTGTGCCTGGCCATCGCGCCGACCCGCGAACTGGCCATGCAGGTCGCGGCCGAACTGCAATGGTTGTACGCCGACTCGGGCGCCAAGATCGCCACCTGCGTCGGCGGCATGGATGCCCGTCGCGAGGCCCGCGCTCTGGGCTTCGGCGTTCACATCGTCGTCGGCACGCCGGGTCGCCTGAAGGACCACATCGACCGGGGCAATCTGGACCTGTCCGAACTGAAGGTCGCCGTCCTGGACGAGGCGGACGAGATGCTGGACATGGGCTTCCGCGAGGACCTGGAGCACATTCTGGACCAGGCCCCGGCCGAACGCCGCACCCTGCTGTTCTCGGCCACCATCGCGCGTGACATCGTCACCCTGGCCAAGCGCTACCAGAAGGATGCGGTCCGCATCGACGCGACGGACAAGACGCGCCAGCACGCCGACATCGAATATCGCGCCTATCGCATCGCGCCCAACGAGATCGAACACGCGGTGGTCAACACCCTGCGCTGGTACGAGGCGCCGCGCGCCATGGTTTTCTGCTCGACGCGCGACAGTGTGCGTCACCTGCAGTCCTCGCTGCTGGAGCGCGGCTTCTCGACCGTGTCCCTGTCGGGCGAAATGGGCCAGCGCGAGCGGACCGATGCGCTTCAGTCGCTGCGTGACGGCCGCGCCCGCGTCTGCGTCGCCACCGACGTCGCCGCGCGCGGTCTCGACCTGCCGGACCTGGGTCTGGTCATCCACGCCGAACTGCCGATGAACCGCGCCGGTTTGCTGCACCGTTCAGGCCGCACGGGCCGGGCGGGCAAGAAGGGCGTGTCGGTGATGCTGGTTCCGCACTCGCGCCGTCGCAAGGCCGAGCGTCTGATGGACGAGGCCGGGGTCGACGCCGTGTGGTCGGGCGCCCCGACCTTCGATGAAATCCGCAAGGCCGATGAAGGCCGTCTGCTGTCGCCCGAGTTCTTCGAGGCCGACGTGTCCGACGAGGACATGGTCGTGGCCAAGCGCATGATCGCCGAGCGCACGCCCGACGAGATCGCCGCCGCCCTGGTGCGCCTGCTCCGCAAGGAACAGCCCGCGCCCGAGGAGTTGTCCGATCCGGGTTCGGACCGCGGCCCCGCCAAACGCGAACGCGTGGTTCGCAGCGACGACGGCACGTCGGCGACGCCCTGGCCGGGCGAACGCCTGGGCGCCGATGACGTGACCTGGTTCCGCCTGGACGTGGGCCGCAACAAGAACGCCGATCCCAAGTGGCTGATCCCGCTGATTTGCCGCATCGGCGGCATTTCCAAGCCCCAGATCGGCGCGATCCGCACCTTCCCCGACGAGACCCGGTTCGAGATCGCCAAGACCCACGAGAAGGCGTTCCGCGAAGCCATCGCCGCGTCCAAGGACGAGGTCCGCATCACCCCGTCCGAAGCCCCCACGCCGGGGTCGATGAAGGCCAGCCGTTTCGCCGGCAAGTCGCGTGAAGACGGCGATCGCCCCTTCAAGAAAACCCCCTACAAACGCGCCGAGGGCGGCGAGGGCGACGCCCGCCCGCCGTTCAAGAAGAAGCCCTGGGCGCCGAAGGCCGACGGCGGCGGCAATCCGCGCTCGAACGCATCGGGCGACAAGCCCTTCGCCAAGAAGCCCTTCAAGGCCAAGCCCGGCTTCAAGAAGGACGGCTTCAAGGGCAAGCCGAAGGGCTGA
- a CDS encoding VOC family protein: MPQLIFINLPVADLPKSIAFYEAVGAARNPMFSDETAACMVVSDVIHVMLLTHDKWRTFTDRQIPDAHASAQVLLCLSQDSRAAVDAVVTQAGPAGGRVDPNPTQDYGFMYGRSYADPDGHIWEVMWMDAAAVAAGPEAFAADAGVS; encoded by the coding sequence GTGCCCCAGCTGATTTTCATCAACCTGCCCGTCGCCGACCTGCCCAAGTCCATCGCCTTCTACGAGGCCGTCGGCGCGGCCAGGAACCCCATGTTCAGCGACGAGACCGCCGCCTGCATGGTCGTGTCGGACGTGATCCACGTCATGCTGCTGACCCACGACAAATGGCGCACCTTCACCGACCGCCAGATCCCCGACGCCCACGCCTCGGCCCAGGTTCTGCTGTGCCTGTCACAGGACAGCCGCGCGGCGGTCGACGCGGTCGTCACCCAGGCCGGGCCTGCGGGCGGCAGGGTCGATCCCAACCCGACCCAGGACTACGGTTTCATGTATGGCCGCAGCTATGCGGACCCGGACGGCCACATCTGGGAGGTCATGTGGATGGACGCCGCCGCCGTCGCCGCCGGTCCCGAAGCCTTCGCCGCCGACGCCGGGGTCTCGTGA
- a CDS encoding flagellar basal body rod C-terminal domain-containing protein has translation MQALSIAAAGMADAQQRFETSARRTAQAPLDDTAEAVVDQIEAKTAFKANAAVLRTADDMTRTLLDILA, from the coding sequence TTGCAGGCCCTTTCCATCGCCGCCGCCGGAATGGCCGACGCCCAGCAGCGTTTCGAGACCAGTGCGCGCCGCACCGCCCAGGCGCCGCTGGACGATACCGCCGAAGCCGTCGTCGACCAGATCGAGGCCAAGACCGCCTTCAAGGCCAACGCCGCCGTCCTGCGCACCGCCGACGACATGACCCGAACCCTGCTGGACATCCTGGCCTGA